In Massilia violaceinigra, one DNA window encodes the following:
- a CDS encoding M56 family metallopeptidase yields the protein MTASLIDSIGWTLLHFTWQGLLIGCTSAAVLALMRNTRPEYRYNVACVALLACVLWPAAELTLRLQDANASAAHLRFADQMMAGARADDASLAGWLQEQLLWIVGFWSVCAALLALRMAAGLAWIRHASQAPLAGAEWQARAGRMASAFGITRAVRVRVVENLDSPLTIGWLRPVVLVPASLMTGMPPELLEALLAHEMAHVRRFDYLVNLGQNVVEILLFYHPAVWWISGRIRTEREQIADDLAARHLGEPRRLAHALSELERLQFSSHHLAIAANGGELVTRVRRLVKPGRQALDWKASLPALGLAAACFSLYAHAANDRAAVTPALAKVAPVVDFASCAKPVWPAASFKAEHTGTVTLAFKVGDTGRVTASRIAASSGHALLDEAARAGIMKCQFKPGTENGKPVAAWMNMKYVWMLKGGDD from the coding sequence ATGACGGCGTCCCTCATCGACAGCATCGGCTGGACCCTGCTCCACTTCACCTGGCAAGGCTTGCTGATCGGCTGCACCAGCGCCGCCGTACTGGCCCTGATGCGCAACACCCGGCCCGAATACCGCTACAACGTGGCCTGCGTGGCGCTGCTGGCCTGCGTGCTGTGGCCCGCCGCCGAATTGACGCTGCGCCTGCAGGACGCAAACGCCAGCGCGGCGCACCTGCGCTTTGCCGACCAGATGATGGCCGGCGCGCGCGCCGATGACGCCAGCCTCGCCGGCTGGCTGCAGGAGCAGTTGCTGTGGATCGTCGGCTTCTGGTCGGTGTGCGCGGCACTGCTGGCGCTGCGCATGGCGGCCGGACTGGCATGGATACGCCACGCCAGCCAGGCACCGCTGGCCGGCGCCGAATGGCAGGCGCGCGCCGGGCGCATGGCAAGCGCCTTCGGCATCACACGTGCCGTGCGCGTGCGCGTTGTCGAGAACCTGGACAGCCCGCTGACGATCGGCTGGCTGCGTCCCGTGGTGCTGGTGCCGGCCTCGCTGATGACCGGCATGCCGCCCGAGCTGCTCGAAGCGCTGCTGGCGCACGAAATGGCGCACGTGCGGCGCTTCGACTACCTGGTCAACCTGGGCCAGAATGTGGTCGAGATCCTGCTCTTCTATCACCCCGCCGTGTGGTGGATTTCGGGCCGCATCCGCACCGAACGCGAACAGATCGCCGACGACCTGGCGGCACGCCATCTGGGCGAACCGCGCCGGCTGGCGCACGCCTTGTCGGAGCTGGAGCGCTTGCAGTTTTCCTCGCACCACCTGGCAATCGCGGCCAATGGCGGTGAGCTGGTGACGCGCGTGCGGCGGCTGGTCAAGCCCGGCCGCCAGGCGCTCGACTGGAAAGCATCCTTGCCGGCACTGGGACTGGCTGCCGCCTGCTTCAGCCTTTACGCACACGCCGCCAACGACCGGGCGGCCGTGACGCCCGCGCTGGCCAAGGTTGCGCCAGTCGTCGACTTTGCCAGCTGCGCCAAGCCAGTCTGGCCGGCAGCGTCGTTCAAGGCCGAACACACCGGCACAGTCACACTCGCCTTCAAGGTCGGCGATACCGGACGTGTCACCGCCTCGCGCATCGCCGCCTCGAGCGGACATGCGCTGCTCGACGAAGCGGCGCGCGCCGGGATCATGAAGTGCCAGTTCAAGCCTGGCACGGAGAACGGCAAGCCGGTGGCGGCCTGGATGAACATGAAGTATGTGTGGATGCTCAAAGGCGGCGACGACTAA
- a CDS encoding BlaI/MecI/CopY family transcriptional regulator → MSKLPAPPKPTAAELDLLQTLWPLGAATAKQVHQAILMERPDVTYATVLRLMQIMHTKGLLIRDESERSHVYAPAQAQDSLQTNLLKDLIQKAFSGSAKALVMAALRSGISKKEREEIENMLKEEDK, encoded by the coding sequence ATGTCCAAACTCCCTGCCCCGCCCAAGCCGACAGCGGCCGAACTCGATCTGCTGCAAACCCTGTGGCCACTCGGCGCGGCGACCGCCAAGCAAGTGCACCAGGCGATCCTGATGGAGCGCCCCGACGTGACCTATGCGACGGTGCTGCGCCTGATGCAGATCATGCATACCAAGGGTTTGCTGATCCGCGACGAAAGCGAACGCTCGCACGTCTATGCGCCCGCGCAAGCCCAGGATTCGCTGCAAACGAACCTGCTCAAGGACCTGATCCAGAAAGCCTTCTCCGGCTCGGCCAAGGCGCTGGTCATGGCGGCCCTGCGCAGCGGCATCAGCAAAAAAGAGCGCGAAGAGATCGAAAACATGCTCAAGGAAGAAGACAAATGA
- a CDS encoding energy transducer TonB: MTPSPTSTPVISARLTRCLALFALAAGCVAGAAHATPAKGEKAHAVADLTSCTKPVYPAEARAAKHAGTVKLAYLIGASGDVVDSKVKKSSGHVALDDAARNAIKLCKFTAASAKGKPVESWAGIDYVWKL; the protein is encoded by the coding sequence ATGACCCCATCCCCAACTTCGACCCCGGTCATTTCGGCCCGCCTGACACGCTGCCTGGCCCTGTTTGCCCTCGCCGCCGGCTGCGTTGCCGGCGCTGCGCACGCCACGCCGGCCAAGGGCGAGAAAGCCCACGCCGTCGCCGACCTGACTTCCTGCACCAAACCGGTCTACCCGGCCGAGGCGCGCGCCGCCAAACATGCCGGCACGGTGAAACTGGCTTACCTGATCGGCGCCAGCGGAGATGTTGTCGACAGCAAGGTGAAAAAATCGAGCGGCCACGTCGCGCTCGACGACGCCGCCCGGAATGCGATCAAACTGTGCAAGTTCACCGCCGCCAGCGCCAAGGGCAAGCCGGTCGAAAGCTGGGCCGGCATCGATTACGTGTGGAAGCTGTAA
- a CDS encoding SIMPL domain-containing protein — protein sequence MLKTIAAVGALTLLPVAAQAAGLPDYPFIHVSGMGTTTAMPDLGQIDFEISAFDADPAVAVGVVQTRATEIRAAMEQAGVPLEDVEVRDVRKDFRKPDPNAAPGPVQYDIRAGVRINVRDLTKWRGAAAPLLNMPNLDGFMTVFDTTQREKIEMELATDAIKIARRKAEGIAVGLGRKLGPASAVSTGDLKNLTRAMGLAPNETNYRSSPQTGMDKADVLTVMALKFAQPVDVIYRFK from the coding sequence ATGCTCAAAACGATTGCCGCCGTTGGCGCACTGACCTTGCTGCCCGTGGCCGCGCAGGCTGCCGGCTTGCCCGACTATCCATTCATCCATGTCAGCGGCATGGGTACCACGACTGCGATGCCCGACCTGGGGCAGATCGATTTCGAGATCAGCGCCTTCGACGCCGACCCTGCCGTGGCTGTGGGTGTGGTGCAGACGCGCGCCACCGAAATCCGCGCGGCGATGGAGCAGGCGGGCGTGCCGCTGGAGGATGTGGAGGTGCGCGATGTGCGCAAGGACTTCCGCAAGCCGGACCCGAATGCGGCGCCAGGACCGGTGCAGTACGATATCCGCGCCGGGGTGCGCATCAACGTGCGCGACCTGACCAAATGGCGCGGCGCTGCGGCGCCGTTGCTGAACATGCCGAACCTGGACGGCTTCATGACGGTGTTCGATACCACCCAGCGCGAAAAGATCGAGATGGAACTGGCTACCGATGCGATCAAGATCGCGCGGCGCAAGGCGGAGGGGATTGCGGTGGGGCTGGGACGCAAGCTGGGGCCCGCGAGTGCGGTCAGTACGGGAGATCTGAAGAACCTGACGCGGGCGATGGGGCTGGCCCCGAACGAGACGAATTACCGCTCGTCGCCGCAGACCGGCATGGACAAGGCCGATGTGCTGACCGTGATGGCGCTCAAGTTCGCGCAGCCGGTCGATGTGATTTATCGCTTCAAATAA
- a CDS encoding dicarboxylate/amino acid:cation symporter, with protein MKKPFYQILYVQVLFAIVCGVLLGVFYPKLGVDMKPLGDGFIKLIKMIIAPVIFCTVVAGIAGMQDMKKIGRVGGKALLYFEVVSTFALAIGLVVANVVRPGDGFNADPATLDTKAIAEYTSKAKSQSTIDFVMNIIPNTVVDAFAKGDILQVLLFAILFGFALSMLGERGRPITKLIDDMSHVIFGVVGIVMKVAPIGAFGAMAFTIGKFGLASLLPLAKLMGSFYLTCAVFVFVVLGLIARMTGFSIFRFISYIKEELLIVLGTSSSESALPALMRKLEKLGCSKSVVGLVVPTGYSFNLDGTNIYMTMAALFVAQATNTDLTFSQQLTILGVAMLTSKGASGITGAGFITLAATLAVVPSVPVAGMALILGIDRFMSECRALTNFVGNGVATVVVSHWEKELDHDRLKSELANPTHIDDDREMYPVRKAA; from the coding sequence ATGAAAAAGCCCTTCTACCAGATCCTGTATGTGCAGGTTCTGTTCGCCATCGTGTGCGGCGTCCTGCTCGGCGTGTTCTACCCAAAACTCGGGGTCGACATGAAACCGCTGGGCGACGGCTTCATCAAGCTGATCAAGATGATCATCGCCCCCGTCATTTTCTGTACCGTGGTCGCTGGTATCGCCGGCATGCAGGACATGAAAAAGATTGGCCGCGTCGGCGGCAAGGCGCTGCTGTACTTTGAAGTGGTGTCGACCTTCGCGCTGGCCATCGGCCTGGTGGTCGCCAACGTGGTGCGCCCGGGCGACGGCTTCAATGCCGATCCCGCCACGCTTGACACCAAGGCGATTGCCGAATACACCTCCAAGGCCAAATCCCAGAGCACCATCGACTTCGTGATGAACATCATCCCGAACACCGTGGTCGATGCCTTCGCCAAGGGCGACATCCTGCAAGTGCTGCTGTTCGCGATCCTGTTCGGCTTCGCGCTGTCGATGCTGGGCGAGCGTGGCCGTCCAATCACCAAGCTGATCGACGACATGTCGCATGTGATCTTCGGCGTGGTCGGCATCGTGATGAAAGTCGCACCGATCGGCGCCTTTGGCGCGATGGCCTTCACCATCGGTAAATTCGGCCTGGCCTCGCTGCTGCCACTGGCCAAGCTGATGGGTTCCTTCTACCTGACCTGCGCCGTGTTCGTGTTCGTCGTGCTTGGCCTGATCGCCCGCATGACCGGTTTTTCGATCTTCCGCTTCATCTCGTACATCAAGGAAGAACTGCTGATCGTGCTCGGTACCAGCTCCTCGGAAAGCGCCCTGCCCGCCCTGATGCGCAAGCTTGAAAAACTCGGCTGCTCGAAATCGGTCGTGGGCCTGGTGGTGCCGACCGGTTACTCGTTCAACCTGGACGGCACCAACATCTACATGACGATGGCGGCCCTGTTCGTGGCGCAGGCCACCAATACCGACCTGACCTTCAGCCAGCAGTTGACGATCCTGGGCGTGGCGATGCTGACCTCCAAGGGCGCGTCGGGCATCACCGGCGCGGGCTTCATTACCTTGGCGGCCACCCTGGCCGTGGTGCCGTCGGTACCGGTGGCCGGCATGGCCCTCATCCTGGGCATCGACCGTTTCATGAGCGAGTGCCGCGCACTGACCAACTTCGTCGGCAACGGCGTAGCGACGGTGGTGGTATCGCACTGGGAAAAAGAACTCGATCACGACCGCCTCAAGAGCGAACTGGCCAATCCAACCCACATCGACGATGATCGCGAAATGTACCCGGTCCGCAAAGCCGCCTGA
- a CDS encoding tetratricopeptide repeat protein has product MLIRASLAACLMWANLVLASAPPGGVDGPFALIDAGKHREALVLLEKARETAPTPEVLWGIGLAAFELGEYEKSLDARLAFARVNSDWRGMVKLVQTYQALGRLEERDKQRTALVDLWTSGANPELSREESYRREQFRHEGRNISAFEHYRPAGTHRVVYAFEVAADGDKPGYRISLGSYDTTNTIAQELGDVPKGKRMYHLDQYGAGYHETLGFYIGQPSYDVVRAAVLAKVSGTSKPMSRSTYKENNAKSPIHLQPKPAAQPDGGAGLR; this is encoded by the coding sequence ATGTTGATACGGGCATCGTTAGCAGCCTGCCTGATGTGGGCCAACCTGGTGCTGGCCTCGGCGCCGCCAGGCGGGGTGGATGGGCCGTTCGCCCTGATCGATGCGGGCAAGCACCGCGAGGCACTGGTGCTGCTCGAAAAGGCCAGGGAAACCGCACCCACGCCCGAGGTGTTGTGGGGCATCGGCCTGGCTGCATTCGAACTGGGCGAGTACGAGAAGTCGCTCGACGCGCGCCTGGCGTTTGCGCGAGTCAATAGCGACTGGCGCGGCATGGTGAAACTGGTGCAGACCTACCAGGCGCTGGGCCGGCTGGAGGAGCGCGACAAGCAACGGACCGCGCTGGTGGACTTGTGGACGAGCGGCGCCAACCCCGAACTGAGCAGGGAAGAGTCGTACCGGCGCGAGCAGTTTCGCCATGAAGGCAGGAATATTTCCGCGTTCGAGCATTACCGGCCCGCCGGCACCCATCGGGTGGTGTATGCCTTCGAGGTGGCTGCGGACGGCGACAAGCCCGGCTACCGCATCAGCCTGGGCAGCTATGACACGACCAATACGATCGCCCAGGAGTTAGGCGACGTACCGAAGGGGAAGAGGATGTATCATCTCGACCAGTATGGCGCGGGCTATCACGAGACGCTCGGCTTTTATATCGGCCAGCCGTCGTACGACGTCGTGCGTGCGGCCGTGCTGGCCAAGGTGTCGGGCACGAGCAAGCCGATGTCGCGCTCCACGTACAAGGAAAACAATGCAAAGAGCCCTATTCATCTGCAGCCAAAACCGGCTGCGCAGCCCGACGGCGGAGCAGGTCTTCGCTAG
- a CDS encoding low molecular weight protein tyrosine phosphatase family protein, whose product MQRALFICSQNRLRSPTAEQVFASWPGVETDSAGLGGDASVPLSPEQIAWATIVFVMEKAHRRRLGERFRAHLNGKKVICLDIPDNYAYMQPELVSILEAKAGKFLR is encoded by the coding sequence ATGCAAAGAGCCCTATTCATCTGCAGCCAAAACCGGCTGCGCAGCCCGACGGCGGAGCAGGTCTTCGCTAGCTGGCCCGGGGTCGAGACCGACTCGGCCGGCCTGGGCGGCGACGCCTCGGTGCCGCTGTCGCCCGAGCAGATTGCCTGGGCCACCATCGTGTTCGTCATGGAAAAGGCGCACCGGCGGCGCCTCGGCGAGCGCTTTCGCGCCCATCTGAACGGCAAGAAGGTCATCTGCCTCGATATTCCCGACAATTACGCCTACATGCAGCCGGAACTGGTCAGCATTCTGGAAGCGAAGGCCGGGAAATTTCTGCGTTAA
- a CDS encoding 3-hydroxybutyrate dehydrogenase, giving the protein MKSSMLSGKTALVTGSTSGIGLGIARSLAQEGANIVFNGFGDAQHIEQLHTDLAREFGVQTAYHNADMSKPADIEAMMQFASDKFGGVDVLVNNAGIQHVANIEDFPAEKWDAIIAINLTSAFHTSRLALPGMKQKNWGRIINLASVHGLVGSAQKSAYVAAKHGLVGFTKVTALETAGTGVTCNAICPGWVLTPLVQKQVDDRAAKDGISMEEAKKALLSEKQPSGEFVTPEELGALAVFLCSPAGNQVRGVAWNMDGGWAAQ; this is encoded by the coding sequence ATGAAATCAAGTATGTTGAGCGGTAAAACCGCTCTGGTCACCGGCTCGACCTCGGGTATCGGCCTGGGAATCGCGCGTTCGCTGGCCCAGGAAGGCGCCAACATCGTGTTCAACGGCTTCGGCGACGCCCAGCACATCGAACAACTGCACACCGACCTGGCGCGCGAATTCGGCGTACAGACGGCTTACCATAACGCCGACATGTCGAAACCGGCCGACATCGAGGCGATGATGCAGTTCGCATCCGACAAATTCGGCGGGGTCGATGTGCTGGTCAATAACGCCGGCATCCAGCATGTGGCCAATATCGAGGATTTTCCGGCCGAGAAATGGGATGCCATCATCGCCATCAACCTCACCTCCGCCTTCCACACCTCGCGCCTGGCACTGCCGGGCATGAAGCAAAAGAACTGGGGCCGCATCATCAACCTGGCGTCGGTGCACGGGCTGGTGGGATCGGCGCAGAAATCGGCCTACGTGGCGGCCAAGCACGGGCTGGTCGGCTTCACCAAGGTCACCGCGCTGGAAACGGCCGGCACCGGCGTTACCTGCAACGCCATCTGCCCGGGCTGGGTCCTCACGCCCTTGGTGCAAAAACAGGTGGACGACCGCGCGGCGAAAGATGGCATCAGCATGGAAGAGGCCAAGAAGGCCCTGCTGAGCGAAAAGCAGCCGTCCGGCGAATTCGTCACGCCGGAAGAACTGGGCGCGCTGGCTGTGTTCCTGTGCAGCCCCGCCGGCAATCAGGTGCGCGGCGTGGCCTGGAACATGGATGGCGGCTGGGCCGCGCAGTAA
- a CDS encoding alpha/beta fold hydrolase, which produces MIKARIKSVQCISPAGLHQMSYKEWGDESNPRVLICAHGVTRVGDDFDNLARALAGHYRVVAPDVVGRGRSGRLRNPQFYRVPQYVSDMVTLIARVTASGGGNGAGGVDWFGTSMGGLIGIALASLPDTPVRKLVLNDIGPTLDPAALLRIGDYIGQDLRFPTFDAAAGFVRDVSQSFGEHSEDEWHKLASDVLRQEPDGQWVRHYDMGLALPFRSATPESAQADEAMLWAAYDAIRCPTLLVRGEHSDLLSRETAAIMAGRGPCASLVEIPNVGHAPTFIHDDQIAIARQFLIGT; this is translated from the coding sequence ATGATCAAAGCAAGAATCAAATCCGTCCAGTGCATCTCGCCCGCCGGCTTGCACCAGATGTCCTACAAGGAGTGGGGCGACGAGTCCAATCCGCGCGTGCTTATTTGCGCCCATGGCGTCACGCGCGTGGGCGACGATTTCGACAATCTGGCGCGCGCGCTGGCCGGCCACTACCGCGTGGTGGCCCCCGACGTGGTGGGGCGCGGCCGCTCCGGACGCCTGCGCAACCCCCAGTTCTACCGCGTGCCGCAGTACGTGAGCGACATGGTGACCCTGATCGCGCGCGTCACCGCCAGCGGTGGTGGCAATGGCGCCGGCGGCGTCGACTGGTTCGGCACCTCGATGGGTGGCCTGATCGGTATCGCGCTCGCCTCGCTGCCGGACACCCCGGTGCGCAAACTCGTCCTCAACGACATCGGCCCGACGCTCGACCCGGCGGCGCTGCTGCGCATCGGCGACTACATCGGCCAGGACCTGCGCTTCCCGACGTTTGACGCTGCCGCGGGCTTCGTGCGCGACGTGTCGCAGTCGTTCGGCGAGCACTCCGAAGACGAATGGCACAAGCTGGCCAGCGACGTGCTGCGCCAGGAGCCCGACGGCCAGTGGGTGCGGCATTACGACATGGGCCTGGCGCTGCCGTTTCGCTCGGCCACGCCGGAAAGCGCGCAGGCCGACGAAGCCATGCTGTGGGCCGCCTACGATGCGATCCGCTGCCCGACCCTGCTGGTGCGCGGCGAACATTCGGACCTGCTCTCGCGCGAGACGGCCGCCATCATGGCCGGGCGCGGCCCGTGCGCCAGCCTGGTCGAGATTCCGAACGTGGGCCATGCCCCGACCTTCATCCACGACGACCAGATCGCCATTGCACGACAATTTTTGATTGGTACTTGA
- a CDS encoding RidA family protein, which yields MEITRLHVGKRLSEVAIHNGTVYLAGQIADDTLADIVGQTREVLGHVDRLLAEAGSDKSCILMAQIFIADMADFEGMNTVWDEWVAAGHTPPRATVESKLANPACLVEIVVTAALR from the coding sequence ATGGAAATTACACGACTGCACGTAGGAAAACGCCTGTCCGAAGTGGCCATCCACAACGGCACGGTCTACCTGGCCGGCCAGATTGCCGACGACACGCTCGCCGATATCGTCGGCCAGACCCGCGAGGTGCTGGGCCACGTCGACCGCCTGCTCGCTGAAGCGGGCAGCGACAAGAGCTGCATCCTGATGGCCCAGATCTTCATCGCCGACATGGCCGATTTCGAGGGCATGAACACGGTGTGGGACGAATGGGTCGCCGCCGGCCACACGCCGCCGCGCGCTACCGTCGAATCGAAGCTGGCCAACCCCGCATGCCTGGTTGAAATCGTCGTTACCGCAGCCCTGCGCTAA
- a CDS encoding RelA/SpoT family protein: MVSIAALGSTTAELVQGLSPDDCARVESALAYASDAYKDLACSSGQNAFDFAVGVASTLAYLRSDAETRIAGLMFELTVLDPQAVAGLEARVGREATDLVTGVRQLIRLRDMTVGHQTVGRGKNAAQQAVAQVETLRKMLLAMATDMRVVLVRLASCITTLRYFADIKRFDELTCAYGRETLDLYAPLANRLGIWQLKWELEDLSFRFIEPDTYKRIAKMLEEKRMMREGFVQSAILRLQNELAAAGITAEVFGRPKHIYSIWSKMRGKELDFTELYDVRAFRVIVADDKTCYTVLGVVHNIWTPIPKEFDDYISRPKANGYQSLHTVVTADDGRPLEVQIRTQEMHNFAEYGIAAHWRYKEEGGSNFRGQAYDEKIAWLRQLLAWKTDVADAVVGQEEIQREWVEKLKSTTLDDRIFVLTPQARVLELPVGATPIDFAYHLHSEVGHRCRGARVDGIMVPLNTALKNGQTCEIITAKGAPGTAGPSRDWLNVDYTVSTRTRAKVRAWFHAIDLEETLAHGRAMVEKSLQREGKTAVNLEQLAHKLGFAKVDDLFISVGKEEFSLRHVEQALHDTGEVVVPEDAVVLNKSRASSVEQGAKSGVLVVGTEGLMTALAKCCKPAPPDGIVGFVTRGKGVSIHRATCKNFAEMRTKAPERVIHTDWGRAGQDTVYPVDLFILAGDRQGLLRDISEVFSREKINVIGVNTQSAKGQARMTFTAEIGSTAQLQKALGAIMEVGGVQEARRQ, translated from the coding sequence ATGGTCTCGATCGCAGCACTCGGCAGCACAACGGCCGAACTGGTACAGGGACTGAGCCCTGACGACTGCGCGCGCGTGGAGTCGGCACTCGCGTATGCGAGCGACGCCTACAAGGACCTGGCGTGCAGCTCGGGCCAGAACGCGTTCGATTTCGCCGTCGGCGTGGCCAGCACCCTGGCGTATTTAAGAAGCGATGCCGAAACCCGCATCGCCGGGTTGATGTTCGAGCTGACGGTGCTCGATCCGCAGGCCGTGGCGGGCCTGGAAGCGCGGGTCGGGCGCGAGGCGACCGACCTGGTGACCGGCGTGCGCCAGCTGATCCGGCTGCGCGACATGACGGTCGGTCACCAGACGGTCGGGCGCGGCAAGAACGCGGCCCAGCAAGCCGTGGCCCAGGTCGAGACGCTGCGCAAGATGCTGCTGGCCATGGCTACCGACATGCGCGTGGTGCTGGTGCGCCTGGCCTCGTGCATAACGACCTTGCGCTATTTTGCTGACATCAAGCGCTTCGACGAACTGACCTGCGCCTACGGACGCGAAACGCTCGACCTGTACGCGCCGCTGGCCAACCGGCTCGGCATCTGGCAGCTCAAGTGGGAGCTGGAAGACCTGTCGTTCCGCTTCATCGAGCCCGATACCTACAAGCGCATCGCCAAGATGCTCGAAGAAAAACGCATGATGCGCGAAGGCTTCGTGCAGTCGGCCATCCTGCGCCTGCAAAACGAGCTGGCGGCGGCCGGCATCACGGCCGAAGTGTTCGGCCGGCCCAAGCATATCTACAGCATCTGGAGCAAGATGCGCGGCAAGGAGCTCGATTTCACCGAGCTCTATGACGTGCGCGCCTTCCGCGTGATCGTCGCCGACGACAAGACCTGCTACACGGTGCTGGGCGTGGTGCACAATATCTGGACCCCGATTCCGAAGGAGTTCGACGATTACATCTCGCGCCCCAAGGCGAACGGCTACCAGTCGCTGCACACGGTGGTGACGGCCGACGATGGCCGCCCGCTGGAAGTGCAGATCCGCACCCAGGAAATGCACAACTTCGCCGAGTACGGCATCGCCGCGCACTGGCGCTACAAGGAAGAGGGCGGGTCCAACTTCAGGGGCCAGGCCTACGACGAAAAGATCGCCTGGCTGCGCCAACTGCTGGCCTGGAAGACCGACGTGGCCGACGCCGTCGTCGGGCAGGAGGAAATCCAGCGCGAGTGGGTGGAAAAACTCAAGTCGACCACGCTGGACGACCGCATTTTCGTGCTCACGCCGCAGGCGCGCGTGCTGGAACTGCCGGTCGGCGCCACGCCGATCGACTTTGCGTATCACCTGCACAGCGAAGTCGGACACCGCTGCCGCGGCGCGCGCGTGGACGGCATCATGGTGCCGCTCAATACGGCGCTCAAGAACGGCCAGACCTGCGAGATCATCACCGCCAAGGGCGCGCCCGGCACGGCCGGCCCGTCGCGCGACTGGCTCAATGTGGATTACACCGTCAGCACGCGCACGCGCGCCAAGGTGCGCGCGTGGTTCCACGCCATCGATTTAGAGGAAACGCTGGCGCACGGGCGCGCCATGGTCGAAAAATCGCTCCAGCGCGAAGGAAAGACCGCCGTCAACCTGGAACAGCTGGCGCATAAGCTGGGCTTTGCCAAGGTCGACGACCTGTTCATCTCGGTCGGCAAGGAAGAATTTAGCCTGCGCCATGTGGAACAGGCGCTGCACGATACCGGCGAAGTGGTGGTGCCGGAAGACGCGGTGGTGCTCAATAAAAGCCGCGCGTCGAGCGTGGAGCAGGGCGCCAAGTCGGGCGTGCTGGTGGTCGGCACCGAAGGCTTGATGACGGCGCTGGCCAAATGCTGCAAACCGGCGCCGCCGGACGGCATCGTCGGTTTTGTCACGCGCGGCAAGGGCGTGTCGATTCACCGCGCCACCTGCAAGAACTTCGCCGAAATGCGCACCAAGGCGCCCGAGCGCGTGATCCATACCGATTGGGGCCGGGCCGGGCAGGACACGGTCTATCCGGTCGACCTGTTCATCCTCGCCGGCGACCGCCAGGGCCTGTTGCGCGATATCTCCGAGGTGTTCTCGCGCGAGAAAATCAACGTCATCGGCGTCAATACCCAGAGTGCCAAGGGCCAGGCGCGCATGACCTTCACCGCCGAAATCGGCTCGACCGCGCAGCTGCAAAAGGCGCTGGGGGCGATCATGGAGGTAGGCGGCGTACAAGAAGCGCGGCGGCAGTAA
- a CDS encoding MlaE family ABC transporter permease: protein MLPKSFLYSKPRDWGRHAFRFVFSWWYMVYLGAIALVMAFSPSTYNRDNRLTTSRYIYTSTWQVLPWFTVLAALVSLVLIRVVVVTSQSYGLSRYALEMVVRVLVLELIPLTAAMFVALRAGLAFNAGDALALAAAATPDRSRQAQNRLRRDLVPQVIANAFAVLSLAMVSSVIVLVLAYMSVYGLSPWGVGDYTRTVGRIFNPAVTIGFVLKTVFFGLSVAVIPTAAILESHRYGRTSSSTVQPGAVRLLFVLLLIEAGSLAVKYI, encoded by the coding sequence ATGCTGCCGAAGTCATTCCTGTACTCCAAGCCGCGCGACTGGGGCCGGCACGCCTTTCGTTTCGTGTTCAGCTGGTGGTACATGGTGTACCTGGGGGCGATCGCGCTGGTGATGGCGTTTTCGCCCTCGACCTACAACCGCGATAACCGGCTGACCACCTCGCGCTATATCTACACCAGCACCTGGCAGGTGCTGCCGTGGTTCACGGTGCTCGCCGCGCTGGTCAGCCTGGTGCTGATCCGGGTCGTGGTGGTCACGTCGCAAAGCTATGGCTTGTCGCGCTATGCGCTCGAAATGGTGGTGCGGGTGCTGGTGCTCGAACTCATTCCCCTTACCGCCGCCATGTTCGTGGCGCTGCGCGCGGGGCTGGCCTTCAACGCCGGCGACGCGCTGGCGCTGGCCGCCGCCGCCACGCCGGACCGTTCGCGCCAGGCCCAGAACCGCCTGCGCCGGGACCTGGTGCCGCAGGTGATCGCCAACGCCTTTGCGGTCCTGAGCCTGGCCATGGTCAGCAGCGTGATCGTGCTGGTGCTGGCGTATATGAGCGTGTATGGCCTGTCGCCGTGGGGCGTGGGCGACTACACGCGCACCGTGGGCCGCATTTTCAATCCGGCGGTGACCATCGGCTTCGTGCTCAAGACCGTGTTCTTCGGGCTGTCGGTGGCGGTCATTCCGACTGCCGCCATCCTGGAATCGCACCGCTACGGGCGCACCTCGTCGTCGACGGTGCAGCCGGGCGCGGTGCGCCTGCTGTTCGTGCTGCTGCTGATCGAAGCCGGCTCGCTGGCCGTCAAATACATTTAA